One region of Wyeomyia smithii strain HCP4-BCI-WySm-NY-G18 chromosome 3, ASM2978416v1, whole genome shotgun sequence genomic DNA includes:
- the LOC129732845 gene encoding uncharacterized protein LOC129732845 isoform X4: protein MASGDTAAIDTIDVESALSTKNSEYTTSSSIYNRGEQILEPDEYGKFIRDTPGKTILADGMSADQALASRPHRPKSDKERKIGHRRVGEGGEITYKKIQTTQIMGSIQLGIQHTVGSLASKPRRDLLMMDFWELETISFPPEGSSMTPAHHFSEFKFKIYAPIAFRYFRDLFGIQPDDFMMSMCSAPLRELSNPGASGSIFYLTDDDEFIIKTVMHKEGEFLQKLLPGYYMNLNQNPRTLLPKFFGLYCYQCNSKNVRLVAMNNLLPSYVKMHLKYDLKGSTYKRKANKAERAKSSPTYKDLDFIEHHPNGIFLEADTCNALIKTIQRDCRVLESFKIMDYSLLVGIHNLDLALKEKQEAAAKARSEGESDYEDAPEADQYMVQEREERTTALNRSRSINRQRLVAHSTAMESIQAESEPIDEEDDVPPGGIPARSEKGERLLLFIGIIDILQSYRLRKKLEHTWKSIIHDGDTVSVHRPSFYAQRFQDFMAKTVFKKIPSLDLPEIKGNHRKFRTLVTSYIALKHSPSKRKSLSKAAQRAKNDETDSQRKSVAGSSHQHHHNHQQQQQQQQSQQSQFHPTQTHFNQHTTGTPKSELDGTSSVQPTISLTMTSSGSNGAGNASTGQVAGGPGVKPARAGGVGSSAVTPTMPPLKKKTSIVKASVPPPVPPRGSPKMSKAGMKGGGGGGNPGATGSLPSQSGSSYRGRSSAGTSPSCSSTPPPAFDDISEHGSSSHRHSSDDKTGSSSGIGSGSGSGGGIGSRGGGSNGGGAGGDGGTVDRRSTSCRSDNYKEDSISISEIRLESHLAVESSSNSNYGSRGALAWTPPASVEGSTPTWTEGTPSFTESSSSGDIGTFSGQSSPLHTTLSDRDRHKPTVEKALNSLTSEMVSFSKSHYSSSTSSVSSASVNIKKLHKQVIYMKNSSCSSIEQSSSGTGKITAGNGTGGSTPSMLLSPNAAIATSIGSRLDTPDHCLLESTASVTTFGKTDTSAIPSPSLTISVLGALTDGRSDSLADLERNVLRINE from the exons ATGTCGGCGGACCAAGCGCTGGCCTCGCGGCCGCACCGGCCAAAGTCTGACAAGGAGCGCAAGATTGGTCACCGGCGGGTGGGTGAAGGGGGCGAGATTACCTACAAGAAAATCCAAACCACCCAGATTATGGGCTCGATTCAGCTGGGAATTCAGCATACGGTGGGCAGCCTGGCGTCCAAACCCCGGCGGGATCTGTTGATGATGGACTTCTGGGAGCTGGAGACGATATCGTTCCCGCCGGAAGGTTCCAGCATGACGCCGGCGCACCACTTTAGCGAGTTCAAGTTCAAAATTTATGCTCCAATAGCGTTTAGGTACTTTCGGGATCTGTTCGGCATTCAGCCGGATGATTTCATG ATGTCAATGTGTTCAGCTCCGCTACGGGAGCTCTCGAATCCGGGAGCGTCCGGTTCGATTTTTTATCTGACCGATGACGACGAGTTTATCATCAAGACTGTAATGCATAAGGAGGGCGAGTTTCTGCAGAAACTGTTACCAGG ATATTACATGAATCTAAATCAAAATCCCCGCACCCTGCTGCCCAAGTTCTTCGGGCTCTACTGTTACCAGTGCAATAGTAAAAACGTTCGATTAGTGGCGATGAATAATCTGCTGCCGTCGTACGTCAAGATGCATTTAAAGTATGATTTGAAGGGATCGACGTACAAGCGAAAG GCCAACAAAGCCGAGCGAGCGAAATCTTCCCCCACATACAAGGATCTGGATTTTATAGAGCACCATCCAAACGGCATCTTTCTCGAGGCGGACACCTGCAATGCTCTAATCAAAACCATCCAACGGGACTGTCGGGTGCTAGAGTCGTTCAAAATCATGGACTACTCGTTGCTGGTCGGTATCCACAATCTCGATCTGGCACTGAAAGAGAAGCAAGAAGCGGCAGCCAAGGCCCGATCCGAGGGGGAATCGGACTACGAGGATGCACCGGAGGCGGACCAGTACATGGTGCAGGAGCGCGAGGAGCGAACGACGGCCCTCAATCGGAGCAG GTCCATTAACCGGCAGCGGCTTGTTGCGCATTCGACTGCAATGGAAAGTATTCAGGCCGAAAGTGAACCAATCGATGAAGAGGACGATGTACC ACCGGGTGGTATTCCTGCACGCAGCGAGAAGGGTGAGCGGCTCCTGCTGTTCATCGGTATTATCGATATTTTGCAATCCTATAGGTTAAGGAAAAAGCTGGAACATACATGGAAGAGTATTATACACGATGGT GATACCGTATCGGTACACCGGCCCTCGTTCTATGCACAACGTTTCCAGGACTTCATGGCGAAGACTGTCTTCAAGAAAATTCCATCCC TGGATCTTCCCGAGATCAAAGGCAATCATAGAAAATTTCGCACGTTGGTCACCAGCTATATAG CGCTAAAACACTCACCGTCTAAGAGAAAAAGTCTCTCGAAAGCAGCACAGAGAGCCAAAAACGATGAAACTGACAGTCAACGTAAGT CCGTTGCAGGCAGTTCCCACCAACATCACCACAATcatcaacaacagcagcaacagcaacagtcTCAGCAGTCTCAGTTCCATCCGACACAGACGCATTTCAACCAGCATACAACCGGAACACCTAAATCGG AGCTGGACGGTACATCCAGTGTGCAACCTACTATATCCCTGACGATGACCAGCTCCGGCAGTAACGGGGCTGGTAATGCTTCCACCGGCCAGGTCGCGGGTGGACCAGGAGTTAAGCCTGCGCGGGCAGGCGGCGTGGGTAGCAGTGCAGTGACTCCAACGATGCCACCGCTAAAGAAGAAAACTTCCATTGTGAAAGCTAGCGTGCCACCGCCGGTTCCGCCCCGTGGTTCACCCAAAATGAGCAAGGCTGGCATGAAAGGCGGCGGCGGCGGAGGAAACCCGGGAGCTACCGGGTCGCTACCAAGTCAGTCCGGCAGTAGCTACCGGGGCAGATCCAGTGcag GCACATCTCCTTCCTGCTCTTCCACCCCTCCCCCTGCTTTCGACGACATCTCCGAGCATGGTAGCAGTAGTCATCGGCACTCCTCGGACGATAAAACGGGCAGCAGCAGCGGTATCGGTAGCGGAAGTGGCAGTGGAGGTGGTATTGGCAGCCGCGGTGGTGGCAGCAATGGGGGCGGCGCTGGAGGTGACGGAGGAACGGTGGATCGGCGTAGCACATCCTGCCGGAGTGATAACTACAAGGAAGACTCGATTAG TATATCAGAAATAAGATTAGAAAGTCATTTAGCAGTCGAATCGTCATCCAATAGCAATTACGGatctagaggtgcgctagcgtGGACACCGCCGGCATCAGTCGAAGGTTCAACACCCACCTGGACCGAAGGAACGCCCAGTTTCACGGAGTCCAGCTCTAGCGGCGATATAGGAA CATTCTCAGGCCAGTCATCTCCCCTGCATACGACCCTCTCGGACCGGGACCGCCACAAGCCAACGGTCGAGAAGGCCCTCAACTCGCTCACGTCCGAAATGGTAAGCTTTTCCAAGTCACACTACTCCTCCTCAACCTCGTCGGTATCGTCTGCTTCGGTCAATATCAAGAAGCTACACAAACAGGTGATCTATATGAAAAACAGTAGCTGTTCCAGCATAGAGCAAAGCAGCAGTGGAACTGGAAAAATCACAGCCGGCAACGGTACCGGCGGTTCCACTCCTTCGATGTTGTTGTCCCCGAACGCTGCTATCGCCACCAGTATCGGTAGCCGGCTGGATACTCCAGACCACTGTCTGCTCGAGTCGACCGCATCGGTTACGACCTTCGGTAAGACCGACACGTCCGCCATACCGTCACCGTCTTTGACGATCTCGGTGCTCGGTGCGCTGACCGATGGTCGCTCCGATTCGCTGGCCGATCTCGAACGCAACGTGCTGAGAATCAATGAGTGA